From the Bacillus tuaregi genome, one window contains:
- a CDS encoding ABC transporter ATP-binding protein: MGPIFYYXKQQPILDRIQFQIQEGEFVSIIGPSGSGKSTIFRLITGLEQPKEGTILLNGENIKNRLGTVGYMPQQDLLMPWRTVLENAVLPLEIKGMKKSEAQQRVKALLHDFGLEGQENALPSNLSGGMRQRVSFLRTSLSGSNILLLDEPFSALDAITRLTMQEWLVQQWLKRKKTILFITHDVDEALFLSDRIVVLQNKPITSIKEVNIPLGRPRTIRDISRPEIITLKEQLIDQLRTKVVV, encoded by the coding sequence GTGGGTCCAATATTTTATTACTGNAAGCAACAGCCAATCCTGGATAGAATCCAATTCCAAATTCAAGAGGGAGAATTTGTTAGCATCATTGGACCCAGCGGTTCAGGAAAAAGCACGATATTCCGATTAATCACCGGACTGGAGCAGCCCAAAGAGGGAACGATTCTCTTAAATGGAGAAAACATTAAGAATCGTTTAGGTACAGTCGGTTATATGCCGCAGCAGGATTTGTTAATGCCGTGGAGGACTGTATTGGAAAATGCGGTGCTTCCATTAGAAATTAAAGGAATGAAAAAGTCGGAAGCCCAACAACGGGTCAAAGCGCTGCTCCATGATTTTGGCTTAGAAGGCCAAGAAAATGCTCTGCCAAGTAATCTATCAGGCGGTATGAGACAGAGGGTATCCTTTTTGAGAACGAGCTTAAGTGGGTCCAATATTTTATTACTGGACGAGCCGTTCAGTGCACTGGATGCTATAACAAGGTTAACCATGCAGGAATGGCTAGTCCAGCAATGGTTGAAACGGAAGAAAACGATTTTATTTATTACCCATGATGTAGATGAAGCTCTATTTTTGTCAGATCGAATTGTGGTATTACAAAATAAACCGATAACTTCTATAAAAGAGGTTAACATTCCACTCGGACGTCCGCGTACTATTCGAGATATTAGTAGACCTGAGATTATCACTTTAAAGGAACAGTTGATTGACCAGCTTCGAACGAAGGTGGTCGTATGA
- the tenA gene encoding thiaminase II yields the protein MKFSERLHEKLQPIWRKNHVHPFVQEMGAGTLDRDKFRFYMIQDYLYLIDYAKLFALGAVKATDIEDMKIFSALLHSTVNEEMSLHRQYAARFGISEEELEHADPSPVTLAYTHYMLHSAQNGTLAELVAALLPCAWSYWEIGKSLSEIPGASDHEWYGDWITMYSSKEFGQTAEWCIDLLDKLTAGKPEPELRQLEKIFLNTTRFEYLFWDMAYHKEMWPGDE from the coding sequence ATGAAGTTTTCTGAGCGTTTACATGAAAAGCTACAGCCTATTTGGCGAAAAAATCACGTCCATCCTTTTGTACAGGAAATGGGGGCAGGAACATTGGATAGAGATAAGTTCCGTTTCTATATGATTCAGGATTATTTATATTTGATTGATTATGCCAAGCTATTTGCCTTAGGGGCTGTAAAAGCGACAGATATTGAAGATATGAAGATATTCTCTGCTTTATTACATTCGACTGTGAATGAAGAGATGTCACTACACCGTCAGTATGCTGCGCGGTTTGGCATTTCAGAGGAGGAGTTGGAGCATGCAGATCCCTCTCCGGTCACACTTGCTTATACCCATTACATGCTTCATTCTGCGCAAAATGGAACACTGGCTGAGTTAGTGGCAGCCCTTCTACCATGTGCATGGAGCTATTGGGAAATTGGAAAAAGCTTGAGTGAAATTCCTGGTGCATCGGATCATGAATGGTATGGGGATTGGATTACCATGTACAGCTCAAAGGAATTTGGCCAAACAGCAGAGTGGTGTATTGATTTATTAGATAAATTGACGGCAGGAAAGCCTGAGCCTGAGCTTCGTCAGCTAGAAAAAATCTTTCTAAACACAACCCGATTTGAATATTTATTCTGGGATATGGCGTATCACAAAGAAATGTGGCCGGGCGATGAATAA
- a CDS encoding ABC transporter permease: protein MKSYIASTILVFILMIGWEFGARMYNKSFILPSPIDILLKLWELKIILLFEHLPATLLIIVIGLLISILIGVGLAVWMNMSKIAEKAFYPLIVASQTIPTIALAPIFVVWFGYSIWSKVFVTFLITFFPLTVSTFDGLRSSNKDIKELLLTMGASKKDIFFKLAVPSALPSFFSGLKVAVTVSVIGAAIGEWLGAESGLGYFSRRMMTQMDGAAVFAPIVLLSIIGILLFLLVTWLEKICLGWRKES from the coding sequence ATGAAATCCTATATTGCATCCACCATCCTCGTATTCATTCTGATGATTGGTTGGGAATTCGGGGCACGAATGTATAATAAAAGTTTTATCCTGCCGTCACCGATAGATATTTTATTGAAGCTCTGGGAGTTAAAAATAATATTGCTGTTCGAGCATCTTCCAGCTACCTTATTAATCATCGTCATTGGTCTGCTTATTTCCATCCTGATTGGTGTAGGCCTTGCTGTATGGATGAACATGAGTAAAATTGCGGAAAAAGCCTTTTATCCGCTGATTGTTGCTTCACAGACGATTCCGACCATCGCGTTAGCACCCATTTTTGTCGTTTGGTTTGGCTATTCCATTTGGAGTAAGGTATTTGTCACCTTTTTGATTACCTTTTTCCCATTAACCGTTAGTACCTTTGATGGCCTTCGTTCTTCAAATAAGGATATAAAGGAATTGCTACTGACAATGGGGGCGTCCAAAAAGGATATCTTTTTTAAATTAGCTGTACCATCCGCACTGCCATCTTTTTTCTCGGGTTTAAAGGTGGCTGTTACCGTCAGTGTCATTGGGGCTGCCATTGGTGAATGGCTTGGTGCGGAATCAGGACTTGGTTATTTCAGCCGGCGAATGATGACACAGATGGACGGAGCAGCTGTATTTGCTCCGATTGTATTACTATCGATTATTGGAATTCTCTTATTTTTACTGGTGACATGGTTAGAAAAAATATGTTTAGGATGGAGAAAAGAATCATGA
- the splB gene encoding spore photoproduct lyase, translating into MMKPFTPKLVYFEPKALEYPLGIELKEKFEKMNVEIRYTTSHNQVRNLPGDTDLQKYRVAKSTLVVGIRKTLKFDTSKPSAEYAIPFATGCMGHCHYCYLQTTMGSKPYIRTYVNVEEILGAADKYMDERAPEITRFEAACTSDIVGIDHLTHTLKRAIEHFGESEYGKLRFVTKFHHVDHLLDAKHNGKTRFRFSVNADYVIKNFEPGTSPLLKRIEAAGKVARAGYPLGFIVAPIYMHEGWEEGYYHMFERLDAELPEDARKDITFEFIQHRFTKPAKRVIEKNYPMTKLELDEEKRRYKWGKYGIGKYIYQKDEEEDLKSKLYTYMEKFFPNAKLEYFT; encoded by the coding sequence ATGATGAAGCCTTTTACTCCTAAGCTTGTCTATTTTGAACCGAAAGCATTGGAATATCCTCTTGGAATTGAATTAAAGGAAAAATTTGAAAAAATGAATGTTGAGATACGTTATACAACTTCCCATAACCAGGTGAGAAATCTACCGGGTGATACTGATTTACAAAAATACCGGGTGGCCAAGTCAACGCTTGTTGTTGGAATTCGAAAAACGCTTAAATTTGATACCTCAAAGCCGTCTGCGGAGTATGCGATTCCGTTTGCAACCGGTTGTATGGGTCATTGTCATTATTGCTATCTACAAACCACGATGGGCAGCAAGCCCTATATTCGAACCTATGTCAACGTCGAAGAAATCCTAGGGGCTGCTGACAAATATATGGACGAGAGGGCACCTGAAATCACACGGTTTGAAGCGGCCTGTACCTCTGATATTGTTGGGATTGATCATTTAACACACACATTAAAAAGAGCCATCGAGCATTTTGGAGAATCTGAGTACGGAAAACTGCGGTTTGTGACTAAATTCCATCATGTCGACCATTTGCTTGATGCGAAGCATAATGGGAAAACAAGATTTCGATTCAGCGTCAATGCTGATTATGTGATCAAGAATTTTGAACCCGGAACATCTCCTTTACTAAAACGGATTGAAGCAGCAGGAAAGGTTGCGCGTGCTGGGTATCCGTTAGGCTTTATCGTTGCTCCGATTTATATGCATGAAGGCTGGGAGGAAGGCTATTATCATATGTTTGAACGCTTGGATGCAGAATTACCGGAAGATGCCAGAAAGGATATTACCTTTGAGTTTATCCAGCATCGCTTTACAAAGCCAGCAAAAAGAGTGATTGAAAAAAATTATCCGATGACAAAACTAGAATTAGATGAAGAAAAGCGCAGATATAAATGGGGGAAATATGGAATCGGCAAATATATTTATCAAAAAGATGAGGAGGAGGATTTAAAAAGTAAGCTATATACCTATATGGAGAAATTTTTCCCTAATGCTAAATTAGAATACTTCACGTAG
- a CDS encoding carboxymuconolactone decarboxylase family protein — MEAGNSTESALLKYKEGLGAFTQKMPEFASKFNDFTEECFKAGTLTQREKQLIALGISLHAQDEYCIIYHTKGCLDQGCSEQEILEAVGVTAAFGGGASMSQGVTLVQECIQELNQMMQ, encoded by the coding sequence ATGGAGGCTGGAAATTCTACAGAATCCGCTTTATTAAAATACAAGGAAGGTCTTGGGGCATTTACACAGAAGATGCCTGAGTTTGCAAGTAAATTCAATGACTTTACGGAGGAATGCTTTAAAGCGGGAACCCTAACTCAACGGGAAAAGCAATTAATCGCTCTAGGAATTAGTCTTCATGCACAGGATGAATATTGTATCATTTACCATACAAAGGGATGTCTCGACCAAGGCTGTTCAGAGCAGGAAATCCTTGAAGCAGTAGGCGTTACAGCAGCGTTTGGCGGCGGGGCATCGATGAGCCAGGGTGTAACACTTGTTCAGGAATGTATTCAGGAATTAAACCAAATGATGCAGTAA
- a CDS encoding manganese catalase family protein, protein MYFYKEDLINIIVPDKPDPAAAKVLQETLGGRFGEMRTMMQFFFQSSNFRGNAKPFRDLIRGIFLEEISHVELVQTTINQLLNGSGEEAVGAGGSSAAPLEDAVKEHANPHHYIMGAQSSLPVDAAGNPWNGNYVYNHGNLVADLLDNVVLESTGVLQKTRIYEMSSNKTFRETLAFLIVRDNAHQNAFAKALETLGVNWGQIFPVPNYDINKYPECRKYVEMGFHNAQFNFRLDDSLIGQIFQGESPSREDGNLQVVPPPQGYPVPVLPDMPNEHSPGLFDLNS, encoded by the coding sequence TTGTATTTCTACAAAGAAGATTTAATTAATATCATCGTGCCTGATAAACCAGACCCTGCTGCCGCTAAGGTACTGCAGGAAACATTGGGCGGCAGATTTGGCGAGATGCGTACGATGATGCAATTTTTCTTTCAAAGTTCAAACTTTCGTGGTAATGCAAAGCCATTTCGTGATCTTATCCGCGGCATCTTTCTAGAAGAAATCAGTCATGTTGAACTCGTGCAGACGACCATCAACCAGCTATTGAATGGTTCAGGTGAGGAAGCGGTCGGTGCAGGGGGAAGTTCTGCAGCTCCTCTAGAGGATGCCGTTAAAGAGCACGCAAACCCTCATCATTATATAATGGGTGCACAAAGCTCTCTGCCAGTCGATGCTGCCGGTAATCCATGGAATGGAAACTATGTATACAATCATGGAAACCTTGTTGCCGACTTATTGGATAATGTAGTATTAGAATCAACAGGCGTACTGCAAAAAACACGGATTTATGAAATGAGTTCAAATAAGACCTTTAGAGAAACGTTGGCGTTTTTGATTGTTCGCGATAATGCCCATCAAAATGCCTTTGCAAAGGCTTTAGAGACTCTTGGGGTAAATTGGGGCCAGATTTTTCCTGTACCAAACTATGATATCAATAAATATCCAGAATGCCGTAAATATGTAGAAATGGGCTTCCATAATGCACAATTCAATTTCAGATTGGATGATAGCCTAATAGGGCAAATTTTCCAAGGGGAATCACCTAGTAGAGAGGACGGAAATCTGCAGGTTGTTCCGCCGCCACAGGGCTATCCGGTTCCCGTGCTGCCTGACATGCCGAATGAACACAGTCCAGGTCTTTTTGACCTGAATTCTTAA
- a CDS encoding ABC transporter substrate-binding protein, whose amino-acid sequence MKKHVFMLISIVFVLLLAACGGSNASQSSGNGKDEADGKELKEVSIMLDWYPNAVHSYLYVAEEKGYFEDEGVKVDIQFPANPTDPLNLAAAGKVTLGLYYQPDVIMARANENIPVKSVASIVRSPLNHVVFAEDSSIQSPKDLEGKKVGYPGIPLNEAILETMITHDGGDIEEVNILDIGFELNSSLVTENVDAVSGAFINHEVPVLNHKGFKTRYFNPTDYGVPAYNEIVLVTSDETLEKEKDAIQAFWKAAEKGYQFMKQNPDEALNILLTNQDQVNFPLEEAIEKESLQVLLPKMEEEGAVFGSQDEQSWKETAKWLKEAGLIKTVPKASDMMTNIAE is encoded by the coding sequence ATGAAAAAACATGTATTCATGCTTATAAGTATTGTCTTTGTTTTATTGTTAGCAGCCTGTGGCGGGAGTAATGCTTCGCAAAGCTCTGGTAATGGAAAGGATGAAGCCGATGGCAAGGAGCTGAAGGAAGTCAGCATCATGCTCGATTGGTATCCGAATGCGGTCCATAGTTATTTATATGTAGCAGAGGAAAAGGGCTATTTCGAGGACGAGGGAGTAAAGGTTGATATTCAATTCCCGGCAAATCCGACTGATCCATTAAATTTAGCAGCTGCAGGTAAAGTAACATTAGGATTATATTATCAGCCTGATGTGATCATGGCGCGTGCAAATGAGAATATTCCGGTTAAGTCCGTTGCTTCTATTGTACGTTCACCTTTAAACCATGTTGTATTTGCAGAAGATAGTTCAATTCAGTCACCGAAGGATTTAGAAGGGAAGAAAGTAGGTTATCCAGGTATACCTTTAAATGAGGCAATCCTTGAAACAATGATAACGCACGATGGCGGAGACATTGAAGAGGTCAATATTCTTGACATTGGCTTCGAATTAAATTCCTCACTTGTAACGGAAAATGTAGATGCTGTCAGCGGTGCCTTCATAAATCATGAAGTACCTGTCTTAAACCATAAGGGATTTAAAACGCGATACTTCAATCCAACTGATTATGGTGTGCCGGCCTATAATGAAATTGTTCTTGTCACAAGCGATGAAACGCTGGAAAAAGAAAAGGATGCTATTCAAGCATTCTGGAAAGCAGCTGAAAAAGGCTATCAGTTTATGAAACAAAATCCAGACGAAGCCCTAAATATCCTTTTAACGAATCAAGATCAAGTGAACTTCCCATTAGAGGAAGCGATTGAAAAGGAAAGTCTTCAGGTATTGCTGCCAAAAATGGAAGAAGAAGGGGCTGTCTTTGGTTCACAGGACGAACAGTCATGGAAGGAAACAGCCAAATGGCTGAAGGAAGCAGGATTAATTAAAACAGTACCAAAGGCTAGTGATATGATGACGAATATAGCAGAATAA
- a CDS encoding transcriptional regulator SplA domain-containing protein, translating into MDLANENQAYQAGDIVYVFYRNPHTQDVANVQAAAVVNNPESSGELALFLYETYYPLTNETAIYRTEEEANQAYQYYYGDVRGEWNDEAFYS; encoded by the coding sequence ATGGATTTGGCCAATGAAAACCAGGCCTATCAAGCTGGAGATATTGTGTATGTTTTTTATCGAAATCCTCATACCCAGGATGTCGCAAATGTTCAGGCAGCTGCTGTTGTCAACAACCCCGAGAGTTCGGGAGAACTAGCCTTGTTTTTATACGAAACCTATTACCCTTTAACAAATGAAACGGCCATCTATAGAACGGAAGAAGAAGCTAATCAGGCCTATCAGTACTATTATGGAGATGTTAGAGGGGAGTGGAATGATGAAGCCTTTTACTCCTAA
- a CDS encoding LysE family transporter, with the protein MFGYIILGFTLAAPIGPVNSARLDKGIKNGFWHAWMVGVGSMLADGIFMLLVYLGLVKFLQIPIVQIFLWLFGGFVLIYSGFECIKSVTQLTLSYHREKASFLKSFFIGFIMSITSPLSVLFWLGIYGSVLAKTAQTSSTEALLIYSLMIFLGLACWDIFVAALSTGLRKYLTLKTLKAISIISGASLVGFGLYFGYQGLRSLLG; encoded by the coding sequence ATGTTCGGTTATATTATTCTAGGTTTTACATTAGCTGCACCAATTGGTCCAGTAAATTCTGCTCGTCTAGATAAAGGAATAAAAAACGGATTCTGGCATGCATGGATGGTAGGGGTCGGCTCCATGCTGGCTGATGGAATCTTTATGCTGTTAGTTTACTTAGGTCTGGTGAAATTTTTGCAAATACCCATCGTACAGATATTTTTGTGGCTATTTGGTGGATTTGTCTTAATTTACTCAGGGTTTGAATGTATTAAGAGCGTTACTCAGCTTACACTCTCCTATCACAGAGAGAAGGCCTCTTTCTTAAAAAGCTTCTTTATTGGTTTTATCATGTCCATTACAAGCCCATTGTCTGTCCTTTTTTGGTTAGGAATATATGGTTCAGTGCTGGCGAAAACAGCCCAAACATCTAGTACTGAAGCACTATTAATCTATAGTTTGATGATTTTTCTTGGACTTGCCTGCTGGGATATCTTTGTTGCAGCCTTATCAACCGGTCTAAGGAAATATCTTACCTTAAAAACGCTAAAAGCTATTTCTATTATTTCGGGTGCCTCATTAGTCGGGTTTGGATTGTATTTCGGATATCAAGGCTTGCGTAGTCTATTGGGCTAA
- a CDS encoding acetylornithine deacetylase has translation MENSLQGLLNQVEDRKEELIQLLERLIRYKTPAPPARNTEEAQRFVSAFLKERGFKVDQWDVYPGDPNVVGVLKGSESDYFQSLIINGHIDVAEINEDEEWVLDPFSPIIQDGAVIGRGAADMKGGLAGALFAIQLLHEAGIELPGDLTFQSVIGEEVGEAGTLECCKRGYKADFAVVVDTSDLHIQGQGGVITGWITVKSKKTFHDATRREMTHAGGKLFGASAIEKMMKIMQGLQELERHWAVMKSYPGFPAGTNTINPAVIEGGRHAAFIADECRLWITVHFYPNETYEQVAREIEEHILSVAQSDPWLRENPPIFEWGGSSMIEDQGEIFPSLEVDPEHPAVAALMHSHESVLKEAAALDVSTTVTDGGWFGAAGIPAAIYGPGHLHHAHAVNEQLSIEQLVRFTKVILTFIYQWCHTKK, from the coding sequence ATGGAAAATTCTTTACAAGGGCTGCTAAATCAGGTTGAAGACCGAAAAGAAGAGCTTATTCAATTACTAGAGAGATTAATTCGCTATAAAACACCTGCACCGCCTGCCCGGAATACAGAGGAAGCTCAGCGATTTGTCTCCGCATTTCTAAAAGAAAGAGGCTTTAAGGTTGACCAATGGGATGTATATCCAGGCGACCCCAATGTTGTTGGTGTCTTAAAAGGCAGTGAATCAGACTATTTTCAAAGTCTCATCATTAATGGTCATATCGATGTAGCCGAAATCAATGAAGATGAAGAATGGGTATTAGATCCATTTTCTCCTATTATTCAAGATGGAGCCGTAATAGGCAGGGGAGCTGCTGATATGAAGGGTGGTCTTGCCGGCGCGTTATTTGCTATCCAGCTGCTTCATGAAGCCGGAATTGAGCTACCAGGTGACCTGACCTTTCAATCTGTTATCGGGGAAGAAGTAGGGGAAGCAGGTACATTGGAATGCTGTAAAAGAGGATATAAGGCTGATTTTGCCGTTGTTGTCGATACAAGTGATTTACATATACAAGGTCAAGGCGGGGTAATTACTGGCTGGATTACCGTCAAAAGCAAGAAGACCTTCCATGATGCAACACGAAGAGAAATGACCCATGCCGGGGGAAAGCTTTTTGGAGCCAGTGCCATTGAAAAAATGATGAAAATTATGCAAGGCCTGCAGGAGCTAGAAAGACATTGGGCTGTTATGAAAAGCTATCCAGGCTTTCCAGCAGGAACCAACACCATTAACCCTGCCGTCATTGAAGGGGGAAGACATGCTGCCTTTATTGCAGATGAATGTCGGTTATGGATTACGGTTCATTTTTATCCAAATGAAACATATGAGCAGGTTGCTAGAGAAATCGAGGAGCATATTCTTTCCGTGGCACAGTCAGACCCATGGTTACGGGAAAATCCTCCAATTTTTGAATGGGGCGGCTCCTCTATGATTGAAGATCAAGGTGAAATTTTTCCTTCTCTTGAAGTCGATCCCGAGCACCCTGCTGTCGCAGCTCTAATGCATTCACATGAAAGTGTTCTGAAAGAAGCTGCTGCACTAGATGTTTCAACAACTGTCACGGATGGTGGCTGGTTTGGTGCTGCCGGAATTCCGGCAGCAATCTATGGTCCCGGACATCTTCATCATGCGCATGCTGTCAACGAACAACTATCCATTGAACAGCTCGTGAGGTTTACAAAGGTAATATTGACGTTTATTTATCAATGGTGTCATACGAAAAAATAA
- a CDS encoding ABC transporter ATP-binding protein, with product MNNPALEFNGVTFHYDLKQQPILDRIQFQIQEGEFVSIIGPSGSGKSTIFRLITGLEQPKEGTILLNGENIKNRLGTVGYMPQQDLLMPWRTVLENAVLPLEIKGMKKSEAQQRVKALLHDFGLEGQENALPSNLSGGMRQRVSFLRTSLSGSNILLLXATANPG from the coding sequence ATGAATAATCCAGCACTAGAATTTAATGGAGTAACCTTTCATTATGATCTAAAGCAACAGCCAATCCTGGATAGAATCCAATTCCAAATTCAAGAGGGAGAATTTGTTAGCATCATTGGACCCAGCGGTTCAGGAAAAAGCACGATATTCCGATTAATCACCGGACTGGAGCAGCCCAAAGAGGGAACGATTCTCTTAAATGGAGAAAACATTAAGAATCGTTTAGGTACAGTCGGTTATATGCCGCAGCAGGATTTGTTAATGCCGTGGAGGACTGTATTGGAAAATGCGGTGCTTCCATTAGAAATTAAAGGAATGAAAAAGTCGGAAGCCCAACAACGGGTCAAAGCGCTGCTCCATGATTTTGGCTTAGAAGGCCAAGAAAATGCTCTGCCAAGTAATCTATCAGGCGGTATGAGACAGAGGGTATCCTTTTTGAGAACGAGCTTAAGTGGGTCCAATATTTTATTACTGNAAGCAACAGCCAATCCTGGATAG
- a CDS encoding ABC transporter permease, producing the protein MTFRQFAFNNVIRNKRLYAAYFLSSLFTVMVFFAFALFSFHPVLSGNEMNQHVKTGMMTAAGIIYVFSFFFILYSMSSFLQSRKKEFGLLMMQGMSMRQIRSMVFLENMVIGFFATISGIGLGLVFAKGILLLAENVLIIENLHFYIPILAILLTFISFIVLFFFISLFVSYILRSKKLIELIKSDKQSKGEPKANLFLTILAAALLAIGYGVALLVKGMTVIAAMIPVIIVVMFGTYLLFTQLSVFVIHRLKKKDTIFWYKTNMLLFSDLSFRMKDNARTFFMVAMVSTVAFSAIGTLFGFQTLLTEGTKIMTPNTLTYMEFEDNEEQDVSFINKTLSDAQIETNKAQMMLRYYEIGKGPSVLIAKQSDYNRFADLIGEEKIELQDGQIVVAEFEGVAYGQTEELMNQTIELNSGVTLKPNEVIYSRALPAPNSYYVITDHDYEKLPTPNEEISFHAWQAIDGEKNVLKASETLYEELLPHEITVGEYKVYQINKTYGPIMFVGLFIGIVFFVSAGSFLYFRLYTDLDEDKQKFKAIAKMGLTEKELKKVLNRQTAILFFAPIIVALIHGAVALTALSHMFNYNLFKESVIVLGVFFVIQVIYFFIVRFFYTKQIKAAIH; encoded by the coding sequence ATGACCTTTCGTCAATTCGCGTTTAATAATGTAATTCGTAATAAGCGTCTATATGCAGCCTACTTCCTAAGCAGCCTGTTTACTGTCATGGTCTTTTTTGCTTTTGCGCTTTTTTCATTCCATCCTGTGTTAAGCGGGAATGAAATGAACCAACATGTCAAAACAGGCATGATGACGGCGGCGGGAATTATTTATGTGTTTTCCTTTTTCTTCATTTTATATTCCATGAGCTCTTTTTTACAGTCTCGCAAAAAGGAATTTGGTTTATTGATGATGCAAGGGATGTCGATGCGACAAATCCGTTCGATGGTGTTCCTGGAAAATATGGTGATTGGCTTTTTTGCGACCATCAGCGGCATTGGGCTTGGACTAGTCTTCGCTAAAGGGATATTATTATTGGCTGAAAATGTTTTAATCATTGAAAACCTACATTTTTATATCCCGATACTAGCCATCCTGTTAACCTTTATTTCGTTTATTGTCTTATTTTTCTTTATCTCTTTATTTGTTTCCTATATTCTTCGAAGTAAGAAATTAATTGAGTTAATTAAAAGCGATAAACAGTCAAAGGGAGAGCCAAAGGCAAATCTCTTTTTAACGATTCTGGCTGCAGCCTTGCTAGCAATTGGTTATGGTGTTGCCTTACTAGTAAAGGGAATGACCGTCATCGCAGCGATGATTCCGGTTATCATTGTGGTTATGTTTGGAACCTATCTTTTGTTTACGCAATTAAGTGTTTTTGTGATACACCGACTAAAGAAGAAGGATACTATTTTCTGGTATAAAACAAATATGCTTCTCTTTTCTGATCTTTCCTTTCGAATGAAAGATAATGCACGGACTTTCTTCATGGTAGCGATGGTTTCGACTGTAGCGTTCAGTGCGATTGGGACATTATTTGGATTTCAAACGTTACTTACAGAAGGAACAAAAATAATGACCCCCAACACGCTTACCTACATGGAATTTGAGGATAATGAAGAACAAGATGTATCTTTCATTAATAAAACATTAAGTGACGCACAAATTGAGACAAACAAAGCCCAGATGATGCTCCGATACTATGAAATAGGTAAAGGTCCCAGTGTTTTAATAGCTAAGCAGTCTGATTATAACCGATTTGCAGACTTGATTGGAGAAGAAAAGATTGAGCTTCAGGATGGACAGATAGTAGTCGCAGAATTTGAAGGAGTGGCTTATGGACAGACAGAAGAGTTAATGAACCAAACGATTGAGTTGAACTCAGGTGTAACATTGAAACCAAATGAAGTCATTTATTCAAGAGCCTTACCTGCACCTAATTCTTATTATGTTATCACAGATCATGATTACGAAAAGCTTCCCACTCCTAATGAAGAAATAAGCTTTCATGCATGGCAAGCCATAGATGGAGAAAAAAATGTTTTAAAAGCTTCTGAAACCTTGTATGAGGAACTACTACCGCATGAAATTACCGTTGGTGAATATAAAGTTTATCAGATAAATAAGACATATGGACCGATCATGTTTGTAGGGTTGTTCATCGGAATTGTCTTTTTCGTTTCTGCTGGGAGTTTTCTTTATTTCCGCCTCTACACGGACTTAGACGAAGACAAACAAAAATTTAAAGCAATAGCCAAAATGGGTTTAACTGAAAAAGAATTAAAAAAGGTGTTGAACAGACAAACAGCAATACTTTTCTTCGCACCCATTATTGTGGCGCTTATCCATGGGGCCGTAGCACTTACTGCACTTTCTCATATGTTCAATTATAATTTGTTTAAAGAATCCGTTATTGTGTTAGGTGTTTTCTTTGTAATCCAAGTGATTTACTTTTTCATCGTTCGCTTTTTCTACACAAAACAAATCAAAGCAGCCATACACTAA